From Tamandua tetradactyla isolate mTamTet1 chromosome 26, mTamTet1.pri, whole genome shotgun sequence, a single genomic window includes:
- the LOC143669973 gene encoding LOW QUALITY PROTEIN: uncharacterized protein LOC143669973 (The sequence of the model RefSeq protein was modified relative to this genomic sequence to represent the inferred CDS: deleted 1 base in 1 codon) — protein MSYPWNGQLGSSFGIGVAGVCEEVVKLKDVVIEFTQAEWVMLDSSQRRLFRSVMLENISHLLSVGYQVCKSDVASKLVQGEELCEGVGFFQNQNSVLSGREDSVKEQEMLSVHHSYKKDISTIISLKQNSHTQKNGFICSKLPEDCTHSSRVFQHVLTLKGMKSYFSNLFGKALNDLSSFNQQENFHPGSKSYACHLIEKSFIQNSGHTHYNGTHIGVEPCEYHLCGKTFPKYSELRQCERTHTGEKTYECHLCGKTFTRYSILKQHEKTHTGEKPYKCHLCGKAFTYYSILKQHENTHTGEKPYKCHLCGKAFTNSSSLKQHDRTHTGEKPYECHLCGKTFTRYSILKQHEKTHTGEKPYKCHLCGKAFTYYSILKQHENTHTGEKPYKCHLCGKAFTHSSSLKQHDRTHTGEKPYECHLCGKTFTRYSILKQHETTHTGEKTYKCHLCGKAFTHSSILKKHNRNHTGEKPYECHLCGKAFTYYSILKQHENTHTGEKPYKCHVCGKAFTHSSILNKHNRTHTGEKPYECCICGKAFAHSSSLKQHDRTHTGEKPYECHLCGKAFTRNSILKQHENTHTGEKPYKCHLCGKAFAHSSSLNHHDRTHTGKNHMNVIYVGKPSPVILSLNNMRRLILEKNPINVTYVGKPSINLPALNNMIELALDRNPMNAINVGKHSVYLLRVYERIHTREKPYQCHLCGKVFTHYSVLRKYKRIHTGEKLYECHLCQKVCTHCSYFRKHERTHTGKKPYECHLCGKVFTLGSDLRVHERIHTGEKPYECHLCDKAFTHSSSLKQHERTHTGEKPKKENLRHVKR, from the exons ATGTCATATCCCTGGAATGGGCAGCTAGGATCATCCTTCGGTATAGGAGTCGCAGGAGTCTGTGAA GAGGTAGTGAAATTGAAAGATGTAGTTATAGAATTTACTCAGGCAGAGTGGGTCAtgctggattcatcccagagaaGGCTGTTCAGAagtgtgatgctggagaatatcagcCATCTTCTCTCAGTGG GATATCAAGTCTGTAAATCAGATGTAGCTTCAAAGTTGGTTCAAGGAGAAGAACTGTGTGAAGGAGTTGGATTTTTTCAAAACCAAAATTCAG ttctttcaggcaGGGAAGATAGtgttaaagaacaagaaatgctATCTGTGCATCATAGCTACAAAAAAGACATATCTACCATCATATCATTG AAGCAGAAttctcatactcaaaagaatggtTTTATATGTAGTAAATTGCCAGAAGATTGTACTCATAGTTCCAGAGTGTTTCAACATGTATTAACCctcaaaggaatgaaatcctactTCAGTaatctatttggaaaagccctcaatgatctatcatcttttaatcaacaaGAGAATTTTCACCCTGGAAGTAAGTCATATGCATGTCAtctaattgagaaatccttcATTCAAAACTCTGGCCATACACATTACAATGGAACTCACATTGGAGTTGAACCCTGTGAATATCATCTATGTGGAAAAACCTTTCCTAAATATTCTGAGTTGAGACAAtgtgagagaactcacactggagaaaaaacatatgaatgtcatctatgtgggaaaaccttcaccCGTTATTCCATCCTTAAACAACATGAAAAgactcatactggagaaaaaccctataaatgtcatctatgtgggaaagccttcacctaTTATTCTAtccttaaacaacatgagaacactcatactggagaaaaaccctataaatgtcatctatgtgggaaagccttcactaattcttctagccttaaacaacatgatagaactcacactggagagaaaccatatgaatgccatctatgtgggaaaaccttcaccCGTTATTCCATCCTTAAACAACATGAAAAgactcatactggagaaaaaccctataaatgtcatctatgtgggaaagccttcacctaTTATTCTAtccttaaacaacatgagaacactcatactggagaaaaaccctataaatgtcatctatgtgggaaagccttcactcattcttctagccttaaacaacatgatagaactcacactggagagaaaccatatgaatgccatctatgtgggaaaaccttcaccCGTTATTCTATCCTTAAACAACATGAGACgactcatactggagaaaaaacctataaatgtcatctatgtgggaaagccttcacccaTTCTTCTATCCttaaaaaacacaatagaaatcacactggagagaaaccatatgaatgccatctatgtgggaaagcctttaccTATTATTCCAtccttaaacaacatgagaacactcatactggagaaaaaccctataaatgtcatgtatgtgggaaagccttcactcattcTTCTATCCTTAATAAACATaatagaactcacactggagagaaaccatatgaatgctgtatatgtgggaaagcctttgctCATTCTTCCAGCCTTAAACAACATgatagaactcacactggagagaaaccatatgaatgccatctatgtgggaaagccttcacccgTAATTCTAtccttaaacaacatgagaacactcatactggagaaaaaccctataaatgccacctatgtgggaaagccttcgcTCATTCTTCTAGCCTTAACCACCATGATAGAACTCACACTGgaaag aaccatatgaatgtcatctatgtgggaaagccttcacccgTTATTCTAtccttaaacaacatgagaagactcatactggagaaaaaccctataaatgtcacctatgtgggaaagccttcaatcAATCTTCCAGCCTTAAACAATATGATAGAACTCGCACTGGacagaaaccctatgaatgccatcaatgtgggaaagcattcagttTATCTTCTTAGAGTatatgagagaattcacactagAGAGAAACCATATCAGTGTCATTTATGTGGTAAAGTCTTCACCCATTATTCTGTCCTTAGAAAATacaagagaattcacactggagagaaactctatgaatgtcatttatgtcagaAAGTCTGCACCCATTGTTCTTActttagaaaacatgagagaactcacactggaaaaaaaccatatgaatgccatctatgtgggaaagtcttTACTCTTGGGTCTGATCTTAGAGtgcatgagagaattcacactggagagaaaccatatgaatgccatctatgtgataaagccttcactcattcttctagcctgaaacaacatgagagaactcacactggagagaaacc gaagaaggaaaatttgaggCATGTAAAAAGATAA